In Bosea sp. PAMC 26642, the DNA window TCCATGAACTGCGCCTGCAGCGGGTGCAGCTCCGGGCCGCTCGCCATGCCGGACGCCGTTTCCACCTGCCGGCCCTCGCAGGCGATCGAGAGCGTGAGGCAGGAGAGGTGCGGCTCGCCGTCGATCAGCACGGTGCAGACGCCGCAGGCGCCTTGGCCGCAGCCATATTTCGGCGCGAAATCGCCGAGGCTCCGCCGCAGCGTGTTGAGCAGGGTTTCGGGCGCATCGACGAAGGCGGCGCGGTCGGTGCCGTTGAGGCGGAACTGGACGGGGATCTTCGCCATCGCGCGCTCCTCAGCGACTGTTGCCGGCGAGCAGCCGGCCGAGATGGACGGGCAGCACCTCGCGGCGATACCACTCGCTCGCGATCGCATCCGTGGCGGGGCGGCAGCCTTCGAGTGCGGCCTGCTTCGCGGCCTGGATCGCGCCGGCATCCAGGCTTTTGCCCTCCAGCGCCCGCTCGACGCCTCGCGCCCGGATCGGCGTCGGCGCCATCGCCCCATAGGCCAAGCGCGCCTGAGCCACGCGCCCGCCGGTGAGCGGTAGATGCGCGGCGATCGACAGTACCGAAATGCCCTTCGGCTTGACGCGGCTGATCTTGCGAAAATGGAAATCGCCCGGATTGGCCGGCCGCGACAGTTGGACCGACGTCACCAGCGCCGACCCCGAGCGCTCGCGCGCCGCCAGGAATTCCTCCAGCGGCGTCGCCCGTCCGGAGCCGAAGCCGGCCTGCACCACGACCTGCGCATCGAGCGCGAGCAGTGCGACGGTGAAATCGCCATAAGGCGCGGGCGCGAACAGGTTGCCTCCGACGGAGGCCATATTGCGCACGGCCGGTCCGCCGATGGCCCGCGCGGCCGGATGCAGGAAGGCGAGTTCGCGGTTCGCCAGGATCATCCCCATCGTGACGCCGGCCCCGAGTTCGATGCGTCCGCCGCCGGCTTCGATGCGCCTGAAGGCGGGATCTGTGACGTGCAGGAGCGTGCCTTCCGTTAGGCGGCCCTCATTGACGTCGCGCATGACCAGCGTGCCGCCGCCGATCAGAACCGCCTGCCGGTCGCCCGACAGGATGCCGGCGGCTTCGGACAGGGTCGCGCAACTTCTCACATCGAGCATGTCAGACGGCCTCCCTTGCCAGTTCGGGCAGGCGGCGCACCGCCTCGATGCCGTTGGTGTAGACCTCGTCGCCGACGATCCGGGCGAGCTCGGCCTCGCGCCCGCCCGGCGTGGTGAAGCGGCTTTCCCAGTGCCAGAAAGCGCGGTTGCCGTCGGTCACCGGCAGCAGCCGGACATGGGCGACGTAGTTGAAGAGCGGGATGGGCGTGTCGAGCAGGCAGTAGCTGAAGGTCATTTCGAGATCCGAGAGCGTGAGGAGTTGCTCGCGCAGCTCGCTGCCGTCCTGCAGCCAGAAACGGCGCACGCAGCCAATCTTGTCGGAGGGGTGCCCGCGCTCGATCTCGCTTTTGGCGACGATCGGGTGCCAGCGGTCATGGCCGTTGAAGTCGCGCAGCACCGACCAGAGCAGGTCGACCGGCGCGTCGATGATCGTGCTGCGGACGACATGGGGCATGGCCTCATCCCCCGAATGCGCGCTTGAGCGCGTCGAAGCCGCCCTGGAAGACGTTGGTGCCGATGCCCTCGATCAGCTCCGCCTCGCGTTCCGGCGCGCAGTCGAAATCGGCCGACCACTCGATGAAGGTGCGCTCCTGATCGGTGATCGGCGTCAGCCTGAGTGTCGCGACGTAGTTCGTCAGGGGCATGGGCGAATCCAGGATCGCGTAGGTGCAGAACATGTCGTAGTCGGACAGGCCGAGAAGCTGCTCGCGCAGCCGGTCGCCGCTGCGCAACGAGAACGCGCGGATGCAGCCGACCTTGTCGGCGGGCTCGCCGTTCTCGATTCGGCTCTCGGCGATGCGAGGGTGCCAGTTCGGCAGGCCGTTGAAATCGCGCACGCGGGCCCAGACCTTGGCAGCCGGGGCGGAAATGACGCTGGAGACGTAGACGCGGGCCATGGTCGTTTCGCCTCAAGATGTCTTGCCGGGGCTGGGCTCGGGCGGCTTGCCCTCGCCCCCGGTTTTGGCCTCCCCGGATTCTTTCGGTTTGGCCGGCTGCGCATCCTTGGCGACGCGCTGCATGTCGGAGGCCTCGCGCATCAGGCCGCCCATCTTGGCGAGATTGCCGCCCTCGATGCCGATTTCCTTGAGCACCTGGTCGATCATCGGCGCCTGCACGCGGTAGCGCAGGGCGGATTCGATGACCTCGTCGGTGGGCGAGCGCGCAGCCCCCCCTGTGCCGCCGCTCCCGCCGACGCCGGCGAGCCCGTCGACATGAAGGATGCGAATGCTGTCGATCTTCTCCATCGGCTTGACGCTCTCGCGCACGATGCCCTCGATCTTGTCGAGCAGGCGGCGGCGGAACAGGCCATAGCGGGACCCATCGCTAAGCACGTTCTCGGCCTCGTAAAGAAGCTTCTGCGCTTCGGCCTCGACGGTGCGGCGGACCTTGTCGGCCGCGGCTGCGATATTGGATTCCTCCGCCGCCTTCTCGGCCAGCAGGACCTCGACGGTCTTGCGCCGCCTGGCGCCTTCGCTCTCGCGAACCGTCTTGACCTGTTCCTCGGCTTCGACCGCTTTGGCGCGGGCGATCTCGGCATTGGCCTGGGCGGCGGATTCCTCCAGCGATTTGGTGTAAAGCGCGATCGCCTTGTCCATGGCGGCGGATTCGACATCGCGCTCGCGGGCGATCTCGAGCTTGCGCAGCTCGCGCTGACGCCCGACCCGGGCTTCGTCGAGCCCGCGATCCGACGAGATGCGGGCGCGCTCGACCTCCTCATTCGAGGCGATCTGGGCTTCCTGCAGCGCCTGGGTCCGCGCGATTTCAAGCTGCTCCAGCGCGCGCCGGCGCTCGATCCGCGTGGTTTCCAGCGCCTGCTCGCGGACGATATCGACGGTCTCGACCTGCTGCTTGGCGACGATCTCGGCCTGCCGCAGGGCGCTGTCGGCGTCAGTGCGTTCGACCTTCTTGGCGGCGAGCACGATGGCGCGGTCTTCCTCCGCCACCTCGACCGCCTTTTTCTGGGCTATCTGCAGCATCTCGCGGGATTTTGCCGAGTTGATGCGCTCCTCGTCGAGCCCGAGTTCGGTGGCGATGCGGCGCCGCTCGACGGTGTCGCGGCGCTTCAGCTCCGCTGAGTCGATATCGGCGTTGCGGCGGATCTCCAGCTCCTTGGTCGAGAGTTCGGCGGCGATGCGCTCGGCGGCGACGACCTTCTCCTGCGCGATCCGCGCGGCCTCCGTGGCCTCGCGCGCGGCGATCTCGGCGGTGTCGATCGCCTGATTGCGGGCGATTTCGAGATTGCGGACCTCTTCGTCGCGGCGGATGCGCTCGCCGGCGACGATGCGCTCCTGGCTGATGCGCGCCTTTTCCACTGTCTCGCGCGCCGAGATCTCGGCCGCCTCGATCGTCTCGGTCTGTTCGATCTCGAGCAGGCGCTTGCGCTGCTCAAGCGCGATGCGGTCGGCAGTCAGCACGTTCTCCTGTGCAATGCGGGCCTTCTCGACCGCCTCGCGGGCTGCGATCTCGGCTTCGTCGAGGGCCCGGTTGCGGGCGATACCGAGCGCGCGAACGCGCTCCTCCTGGCCGATGCGGGCGGTATCGACGGCCTCGCGCGCCGCGATATCCTCCTGGTCGAGAACGCGGGTGCGCTCGATCTCGCGGTTGCGGACCTCCTGCTCGCTGGCGATCCGGGCGGCGCTGACAGCGCTCTCCTGAAGGATGCGGGCTTTCTCGGTCGCCTCGCGCGCCGCGATCTCGGCCGCCTCCAGCATCCTG includes these proteins:
- a CDS encoding FAD binding domain-containing protein, producing MLDVRSCATLSEAAGILSGDRQAVLIGGGTLVMRDVNEGRLTEGTLLHVTDPAFRRIEAGGGRIELGAGVTMGMILANRELAFLHPAARAIGGPAVRNMASVGGNLFAPAPYGDFTVALLALDAQVVVQAGFGSGRATPLEEFLAARERSGSALVTSVQLSRPANPGDFHFRKISRVKPKGISVLSIAAHLPLTGGRVAQARLAYGAMAPTPIRARGVERALEGKSLDAGAIQAAKQAALEGCRPATDAIASEWYRREVLPVHLGRLLAGNSR
- a CDS encoding SRPBCC family protein, whose protein sequence is MARVYVSSVISAPAAKVWARVRDFNGLPNWHPRIAESRIENGEPADKVGCIRAFSLRSGDRLREQLLGLSDYDMFCTYAILDSPMPLTNYVATLRLTPITDQERTFIEWSADFDCAPEREAELIEGIGTNVFQGGFDALKRAFGG
- a CDS encoding flotillin family protein, whose protein sequence is MTGQLIGSLILWLIVAVIVIAIVVYLVNWLYRRSSKEVSFVRTGLFGERVVINGGAFVLPIIHDVTPVNMNVLQLAVTRASNDALITRDRMRVDIDAEFYVRVKPERDSVSVAAATLGRRTLQPDQLHALLSGKFISALRTVASEMTMEEMHEQRGMYVQRVKEAAAEALDQNGLLLESVALTDLDQTDLQYFNPSNRFDAAGLTRIIEEIEDKRKLRNDIEQDSMIRIRTRNLEAERQALDIERDSEAARLEQQREIEIKRAVQRADIARERAARDTEAEQALILSREEIEKSRISNERAISEARIVSDRDIRQQEIARTQAVEEAEIASRELIEKARIANEQAISSARIASERDIRQKEIERARMLEAAEIAAREATEKARILQESAVSAARIASEQEVRNREIERTRVLDQEDIAAREAVDTARIGQEERVRALGIARNRALDEAEIAAREAVEKARIAQENVLTADRIALEQRKRLLEIEQTETIEAAEISARETVEKARISQERIVAGERIRRDEEVRNLEIARNQAIDTAEIAAREATEAARIAQEKVVAAERIAAELSTKELEIRRNADIDSAELKRRDTVERRRIATELGLDEERINSAKSREMLQIAQKKAVEVAEEDRAIVLAAKKVERTDADSALRQAEIVAKQQVETVDIVREQALETTRIERRRALEQLEIARTQALQEAQIASNEEVERARISSDRGLDEARVGRQRELRKLEIARERDVESAAMDKAIALYTKSLEESAAQANAEIARAKAVEAEEQVKTVRESEGARRRKTVEVLLAEKAAEESNIAAAADKVRRTVEAEAQKLLYEAENVLSDGSRYGLFRRRLLDKIEGIVRESVKPMEKIDSIRILHVDGLAGVGGSGGTGGAARSPTDEVIESALRYRVQAPMIDQVLKEIGIEGGNLAKMGGLMREASDMQRVAKDAQPAKPKESGEAKTGGEGKPPEPSPGKTS
- a CDS encoding (2Fe-2S)-binding protein, whose product is MAKIPVQFRLNGTDRAAFVDAPETLLNTLRRSLGDFAPKYGCGQGACGVCTVLIDGEPHLSCLTLSIACEGRQVETASGMASGPELHPLQAQFMEHFAAQCGFCTPGMLTAARSLLDKNPNPTRDEVIEAISGNICRCTGYEPIVAAILAAAGSPGLRRA
- a CDS encoding SRPBCC family protein — its product is MPHVVRSTIIDAPVDLLWSVLRDFNGHDRWHPIVAKSEIERGHPSDKIGCVRRFWLQDGSELREQLLTLSDLEMTFSYCLLDTPIPLFNYVAHVRLLPVTDGNRAFWHWESRFTTPGGREAELARIVGDEVYTNGIEAVRRLPELAREAV